CAGTGCGACCATGATGTCGACGATGGACGCCGAGGATGACTGGTGCCCGCCGACCTTCACGCCGCTGCTGTTGGGCCGGCCGCGGTTGGCCGCGTCGACGATGGCGGCGGAGAGCCACAGCACGCGCTGCGAGATCGAGCGCAGCACGGCTGCCTGCGCGGCGTCCTCCCCCGGGGCCAGGGGCGCCTGCGCCGAGGCAGCGCCGGTCGTGCCGAAAGGCGGGGCCATGGTCATGCTGGTCTCCTCGGTCATCGTGCGTCGCGTGTCGTCAAGCGTTCAGTGCATCCGAGAAGCGTCGTCGCCACCACGTCCGGTGCGGCTCAGCGCCTCCCTGCGTGAGGGGTCGTCGGCGGCCGACGAGAGCCACTGGATCGTGGAGGACGGGGCCGTCGGGTTGCTGAGGGTGCCGATCTCGTCGATCGTGATCTCGACGAGGTCCCCGGGACGGAGCGTGAAGTCGAGGTCCGGGACGATGCCGGTGCCGGTCGCGAGCACCGCCCCGTCCGGGAGCGCGAGGGCCCGGCCCAGGTGGAGGACGAGGTCGTCGAGCCGACGGTGCATGCGCGCGGTGCTCGTGCGTTCGTCCAGCAGCGTGCGGCCGTCTCGCCGGACGACGAGGCGGATCCCCAGCGCGTGGGCATCGGGCACCTCCCAGGCCGGCCGGACGAGCGCCCCGATCGCGCACGAGCCGTCATACATCTTCGCCTGCGGCAGGTAGAGCGGGTTGTCGCCCTCGATGTCGCGCGACGAGACGTCGTCACAGATCGTGTAGCCCAGGATCTCGCCGCCGGCCGTGACGAGCATCGCGAGCTCGGGCTCGGGCACGGTGAGAGCGGCGTCGGGCCGGACGCCGATCGGCTCACCGTCGGTGACCGTGCGCCAGCCGGGGGCCTTGAAGAACAGCTCCGGCCGCTCGGCGTCGTAGACCCGCGCGTAGACGTCCTGGGACGCGGTGGTCTCCTCGATCCGGGCATCCATCGATCGCTCGTAGGTCACCCCCGCGGCCCACACCTCCATGCGGCCGTCGACCGGCGGGAGCAGCAGGACGTCGTCACGCGAGCAGGCCTC
The sequence above is drawn from the Nocardioides sp. zg-1228 genome and encodes:
- a CDS encoding fumarylacetoacetate hydrolase family protein; its protein translation is MHLIRYAERATWRERVGVLVDDDVLPLPDVSGFAELLRRPVAEIQSLVTRPPAGEACSRDDVLLLPPVDGRMEVWAAGVTYERSMDARIEETTASQDVYARVYDAERPELFFKAPGWRTVTDGEPIGVRPDAALTVPEPELAMLVTAGGEILGYTICDDVSSRDIEGDNPLYLPQAKMYDGSCAIGALVRPAWEVPDAHALGIRLVVRRDGRTLLDERTSTARMHRRLDDLVLHLGRALALPDGAVLATGTGIVPDLDFTLRPGDLVEITIDEIGTLSNPTAPSSTIQWLSSAADDPSRREALSRTGRGGDDASRMH